The following proteins are co-located in the Abditibacteriaceae bacterium genome:
- the lgt gene encoding prolipoprotein diacylglyceryl transferase, which yields MRPILLTIPRLPSSAFVPLLLLCAVVGAFFTVRSARAPLQEDETRDIYFPAMLAAGAAVALWVWQRQPVVLHSYGLFLVLGFVLAVWLATKEAIRRGIDPNVVVDLSLPLLGWSVFACRVLYILLNREQFHSFGQMVAVWDGGLSFHGSLVAAPLVIWYYARRAGISPLQLTDAIAPAVFAGYAIGRIGCLMNGCCYGNMCSAPWAMVFPVEGNRSQFTPPSHPTQLYSTVLATGLFFVMQRVRIAPFFNRFAGQITILFFALYACERAFIELFRNGATARTVFGLSWLTQAQLASILALVALAAFWSFLARRDSHVSTARLRG from the coding sequence ATGCGTCCGATTCTTTTAACGATTCCGCGATTGCCTTCCTCCGCGTTTGTGCCGCTGCTTTTGCTGTGCGCCGTCGTTGGTGCGTTCTTCACGGTGCGAAGCGCGCGCGCGCCGCTCCAAGAAGACGAAACGCGCGACATTTATTTTCCGGCGATGCTGGCAGCGGGCGCAGCGGTTGCGCTCTGGGTCTGGCAGCGCCAGCCGGTCGTGTTGCATTCCTATGGTTTGTTTCTCGTGCTCGGCTTTGTGCTCGCGGTGTGGCTGGCAACCAAAGAAGCGATACGGCGCGGCATCGATCCGAACGTCGTCGTCGATTTGTCGTTGCCGCTCTTGGGTTGGAGCGTGTTCGCCTGTCGCGTGCTTTACATTTTGCTCAACCGCGAACAGTTCCATTCGTTCGGGCAAATGGTTGCGGTGTGGGACGGCGGGCTATCGTTTCATGGAAGCCTCGTCGCCGCGCCCCTAGTGATTTGGTATTATGCGCGCCGCGCCGGAATTTCGCCGCTACAATTAACCGATGCTATCGCGCCGGCGGTTTTCGCGGGTTATGCCATTGGCCGCATCGGTTGTCTGATGAACGGCTGCTGCTACGGCAATATGTGCAGCGCGCCGTGGGCGATGGTGTTTCCGGTCGAAGGCAATCGCAGCCAATTTACGCCGCCGTCGCATCCGACGCAGTTGTATTCGACAGTTCTGGCGACCGGCTTGTTTTTCGTGATGCAGCGCGTGCGAATCGCGCCGTTTTTTAATCGCTTTGCCGGTCAGATCACGATTTTGTTTTTCGCGCTTTACGCGTGCGAGCGCGCCTTTATCGAACTGTTCCGCAATGGCGCAACGGCGCGCACGGTTTTCGGCTTGTCGTGGCTGACGCAGGCGCAATTGGCCTCGATTCTGGCCCTTGTTGCCCTCGCTGCATTCTGGTCGTTTTTGGCGCGGCGCGATTCTCATGTTTCCACCGCTCGACTTCGCGGATGA
- a CDS encoding menaquinone biosynthesis decarboxylase translates to MNDLQTFIAELERRGELKRISHPVSAKLEITEIADRIIKQAGPALLFENVVETPGVPLVIGLYGNHARLALALHNKPEDIAERIQGLIQTVPPEGLLAKLQTGLKLLPTLKSLGTKTVTDGPCKEVKLIGEAADLTKLPVLTCWPDDGGPFITLPMVFTHNPNTGRRNVGMYRVQIYDARTTGMHWQIHKVGAQHAREAAEKEQHIEAAICLGGDPCLPFCAIAPLPEEIDEMMFAGFLRGKAVEMVRAETVDVMVPADCEYVIEGTIDPKEMRAEGPFGDHTGYYTPVEDYPVFRVTAITHRKKPVYPATIVGIPPMEDAYLGGAVGKIFMPLIKTQIPELVDMHLPVEACFHNLAIVSIKKRYPNHAYKVMHALWGLGQLMFSKVIIVVDEDVDVHNWSEVVWRMTNNIDPARDVQIVKGPVDSLNHAAPMVGFGSKMGIDATRKWPSEGHTREWPEVVKMDKGTASRVDAMWDKLGLGALIESPSIDGHIVAPQPK, encoded by the coding sequence ATGAACGATTTACAAACCTTTATTGCCGAACTCGAACGTCGTGGAGAATTGAAGCGCATTTCGCATCCGGTGTCGGCGAAGCTGGAAATCACCGAAATCGCCGACCGCATTATTAAACAAGCGGGGCCGGCACTGCTGTTTGAAAACGTGGTTGAAACGCCGGGCGTGCCCCTCGTTATCGGGCTTTATGGCAATCACGCGCGGCTGGCTTTGGCGCTGCACAACAAGCCGGAAGATATTGCCGAGCGCATTCAGGGCCTTATTCAAACCGTTCCACCGGAAGGCTTGCTGGCCAAGCTGCAAACCGGCCTCAAGTTGTTGCCCACACTGAAAAGCCTCGGCACTAAAACCGTAACCGATGGCCCTTGTAAAGAAGTAAAACTTATCGGCGAAGCGGCAGATTTGACCAAGCTTCCGGTTCTGACGTGCTGGCCCGACGACGGCGGCCCGTTCATCACGCTGCCGATGGTGTTCACGCATAATCCGAACACCGGACGCCGTAACGTTGGCATGTATCGCGTGCAGATTTACGACGCGCGCACAACCGGAATGCACTGGCAGATTCACAAAGTCGGGGCGCAGCACGCGCGCGAAGCCGCCGAAAAAGAGCAGCATATCGAAGCCGCGATTTGTCTGGGCGGCGACCCGTGTTTGCCGTTTTGCGCGATTGCGCCGCTGCCTGAAGAAATCGACGAAATGATGTTCGCCGGTTTTCTGCGTGGCAAAGCTGTTGAGATGGTGCGCGCCGAAACCGTCGATGTCATGGTTCCCGCCGATTGCGAATACGTGATCGAAGGCACCATCGACCCCAAAGAAATGCGCGCCGAAGGGCCGTTCGGCGACCACACCGGCTATTACACGCCGGTCGAGGATTATCCGGTCTTTCGTGTGACGGCGATTACGCACCGCAAGAAGCCGGTGTATCCGGCAACCATTGTCGGCATTCCTCCGATGGAAGATGCGTATCTCGGTGGCGCGGTTGGCAAAATCTTCATGCCGCTCATCAAGACGCAAATCCCCGAACTGGTCGATATGCACCTTCCGGTCGAAGCGTGCTTCCACAACCTCGCGATTGTCTCGATTAAGAAACGCTACCCGAACCACGCCTACAAAGTGATGCACGCGTTGTGGGGCCTGGGTCAGTTGATGTTTTCCAAAGTGATTATCGTGGTCGATGAAGATGTCGATGTTCACAACTGGAGCGAAGTCGTATGGCGCATGACAAACAACATCGACCCGGCGCGCGATGTGCAAATCGTGAAAGGCCCGGTAGATAGTTTGAATCACGCCGCGCCGATGGTGGGTTTCGGCTCGAAAATGGGAATCGACGCCACGCGCAAATGGCCGAGCGAAGGTCACACGCGCGAATGGCCCGAAGTTGTAAAAATGGACAAAGGCACGGCGTCGCGCGTCGATGCGATGTGGGATAAATTAGGTTTGGGCGCTTTAATCGAAAGCCCCAGTATCGACGGCCATATCGTCGCGCCGCAGCCAAAATAA
- the lspA gene encoding signal peptidase II produces MSESQESTVDSDRTSTDAIGGHVIDRTPRVKKIKPLSAWWMFLLAFAVAVADQWFKWWIRARIEPGDTIEFWPGVMHWSHVWNYGAAWGVFAGARWPLIIASALVIAGIVFSAKRIAGSGRPAVWAAGLILGGAIGNLIDRLQFGYVLDMIDLDTPVKFLREFPVFNLADSALTGGVLLLLVLSFLPPKKTESTVETDRSADAPNDIASTQSS; encoded by the coding sequence ATGAGCGAAAGTCAAGAGAGTACGGTCGATTCCGACCGTACTTCAACGGATGCAATCGGTGGCCACGTTATCGACCGCACGCCGCGCGTAAAAAAAATCAAGCCGCTGTCCGCGTGGTGGATGTTCCTTCTTGCGTTTGCGGTGGCCGTTGCCGACCAGTGGTTTAAATGGTGGATTCGCGCCCGCATCGAGCCGGGCGACACCATCGAATTCTGGCCCGGTGTGATGCACTGGTCGCACGTTTGGAACTATGGCGCCGCGTGGGGCGTTTTTGCGGGCGCGCGCTGGCCGCTCATTATTGCGTCGGCTCTGGTTATTGCGGGAATTGTGTTTTCGGCGAAACGCATTGCTGGTTCGGGGCGTCCGGCGGTGTGGGCAGCAGGCTTGATTTTGGGTGGAGCGATTGGCAACCTCATCGACCGTTTGCAATTTGGTTATGTTCTCGACATGATCGATTTGGATACGCCCGTCAAATTTCTGCGCGAATTCCCTGTGTTCAACTTGGCCGATAGCGCGCTCACAGGCGGCGTTCTCCTTTTGCTTGTCTTAAGTTTTTTGCCTCCGAAGAAAACAGAGAGTACAGTCGAAACCGACCGTTCTGCGGATGCACCCAACGACATTGCTTCGACTCAAAGTTCGTAA
- the aat gene encoding leucyl/phenylalanyl-tRNA--protein transferase, which produces MFPPLDFADDDGLLAVGGNLSPARLRAAYERGIFPWPYDDWPMLWFAPPRRALLFFDEIRLNKRARRALRNSGFTVSFDRDFASAIRGCATPHKDDATWIRADVIAAYEKLHREGDENFRARSVEVWREDELVGGLYGVQMGAYFCGESMFHTQPNASKFALLSVVEELQTRGATWLDCQLMTPFFASLGAREVPRDEFVALLHEVRSKSAVLKNL; this is translated from the coding sequence ATGTTTCCACCGCTCGACTTCGCGGATGACGACGGACTTCTGGCCGTGGGCGGCAACTTGTCGCCTGCGCGGTTGCGCGCCGCTTACGAACGCGGCATTTTTCCGTGGCCCTACGACGATTGGCCGATGCTGTGGTTTGCGCCGCCGCGTCGCGCTTTGCTGTTCTTCGATGAAATTCGGCTCAACAAACGCGCGCGGCGCGCATTGAGAAACAGCGGCTTCACCGTTTCGTTCGACCGCGATTTTGCATCGGCCATTAGAGGCTGCGCGACGCCGCACAAAGACGACGCGACCTGGATTCGCGCCGATGTCATCGCCGCTTACGAGAAGCTGCACCGCGAGGGCGACGAAAATTTTCGGGCGCGCAGTGTCGAAGTGTGGCGCGAAGACGAACTTGTTGGCGGCTTATACGGCGTGCAAATGGGCGCGTATTTCTGCGGCGAATCGATGTTTCATACGCAACCTAACGCCAGCAAATTCGCCTTACTTTCGGTTGTCGAAGAACTTCAAACGCGCGGCGCGACGTGGCTCGATTGCCAACTCATGACGCCATTTTTTGCGTCGCTTGGCGCGCGTGAAGTTCCACGCGATGAATTTGTCGCACTGCTCCATGAAGTACGGTCGAAATCGGCCGTACTCAAAAACTTATGA
- the recG gene encoding ATP-dependent DNA helicase RecG, whose amino-acid sequence MLYELLDRWLHALALEEDRNYNNSAVGGSLDSFLRAEFDLALLQVRNGELPNAIELRLQRLFDRWAEYRSADAEGRREIVEKSKQTIEGLRLPLDDSPRLTPVEFSPSARSRGTRVPLPDVDISTGKAERPCSLDDELMYLKGIGPKRADVLANKLKLRTVYDLLYHFPARYEDRRVVKPLAEVEIGTKESVCVTVLYPPQTREMGGRAAGRKLTKVRVGDPTGHADLSWWNQPWREKQFQPGMQLFVYGKMNEFNGLVQIDAPEFEILGEGDTTQIGRIVPVYPMTEGLFQVNIRRAVFGALERCADAVPDALPLHIRDRFELADLPWCLQQIHFPDDLELKERARARLLFEELFLLQVALAQKKIAAHVEEAGIRHVVEDEVIKGFLAKLPFKLTGAQKRVMNEIRKDLKSPRPMNRLLHGDVGSGKTVVAAYALWSAHTAGYQGALLAPTEILAEQHFSVMKRLLEPHGIQVALLEGSLKTKNKRNILADIAEGRSTVVVGTHAIIQEHVEFRNLSVCVVDEQHRFGVMQRAALAQKGVDGLRPDVLVMTATPIPRTMALTVYGDLDVSVLDELPPGRQPIKTVKIKPNQRAKAYALILDAVKKGRQAYVVCPLVEESEKLAQLQAATALAERLQKEELREVRVGLLHGQMDVVERDEEMELFRAGMRDVLVSTTVIEVGVDVPNATIMLVEDAERFGLSQLHQLRGRIGRGQFASTCILLGDPKSDEGRARLRVMTKTNNGFEIAEHDLELRGPGEFYGTRQSGMPDFRLANIIRDVDTIALAREAAVELVKSDPHLEREEHQVLKDALRRFWGEKVALVQVS is encoded by the coding sequence ATGCTTTATGAATTGCTCGACCGCTGGCTCCACGCGCTGGCGCTCGAAGAAGACCGAAATTACAACAACTCCGCCGTTGGTGGCAGCCTCGATTCGTTTCTGCGCGCCGAGTTCGATTTAGCGTTGCTACAGGTTCGCAACGGCGAACTCCCGAATGCGATTGAACTCCGCTTGCAGCGTTTGTTCGACCGCTGGGCCGAATATCGCAGCGCTGATGCCGAGGGGCGCCGCGAGATCGTCGAGAAATCAAAACAAACGATTGAAGGCTTGCGCTTGCCTCTCGACGACTCGCCTCGGCTAACTCCCGTGGAATTCTCGCCTTCGGCGCGCAGTCGAGGAACACGCGTTCCGTTGCCCGATGTCGACATCTCAACCGGAAAAGCCGAGCGTCCTTGTTCGCTTGACGATGAGTTGATGTACCTCAAAGGCATCGGGCCTAAGCGCGCTGATGTACTTGCGAACAAGCTCAAACTGCGCACCGTTTACGATTTGCTTTATCATTTCCCCGCGCGCTACGAAGACCGGCGTGTGGTGAAACCGTTGGCCGAAGTCGAAATCGGGACGAAAGAAAGCGTTTGCGTCACGGTTTTGTATCCGCCGCAAACGCGCGAAATGGGCGGACGCGCCGCAGGGCGCAAGCTTACCAAAGTGCGCGTCGGCGACCCGACCGGACACGCCGACCTTTCGTGGTGGAATCAGCCGTGGCGCGAAAAGCAGTTCCAGCCGGGAATGCAGCTTTTCGTTTACGGCAAGATGAACGAATTCAATGGCCTGGTGCAAATCGACGCGCCCGAATTCGAGATTTTAGGCGAAGGCGACACCACACAAATCGGGCGCATCGTGCCGGTTTATCCGATGACCGAAGGCTTATTTCAGGTCAACATTCGCCGCGCGGTCTTTGGCGCTTTGGAACGCTGCGCCGATGCGGTTCCCGATGCGCTTCCGCTTCACATCCGCGACCGCTTTGAACTCGCCGATTTGCCGTGGTGCTTGCAGCAGATTCATTTTCCCGACGACTTGGAACTTAAAGAACGGGCGCGGGCACGACTGCTGTTTGAAGAACTTTTCTTGCTGCAAGTCGCGCTGGCGCAAAAGAAAATCGCGGCTCACGTCGAGGAAGCGGGCATTCGCCACGTTGTCGAAGACGAAGTGATTAAAGGCTTTCTGGCCAAGCTGCCGTTTAAATTAACCGGCGCGCAAAAGCGCGTGATGAACGAAATCCGCAAAGACCTCAAAAGCCCGCGTCCGATGAACCGCTTGCTGCATGGCGACGTGGGAAGCGGAAAAACCGTTGTCGCTGCCTACGCCTTGTGGAGCGCGCATACGGCAGGCTATCAGGGCGCGTTGCTGGCCCCGACCGAAATTCTCGCCGAGCAGCATTTTTCGGTGATGAAGCGCTTGCTGGAGCCACACGGAATTCAGGTCGCGTTGTTGGAAGGCTCGCTCAAAACCAAAAATAAACGCAACATTCTTGCGGACATCGCTGAAGGCCGCAGTACGGTTGTTGTCGGCACGCACGCGATTATTCAGGAACACGTCGAGTTTCGTAATTTAAGCGTTTGCGTTGTCGATGAGCAGCATCGTTTTGGCGTCATGCAGCGCGCGGCGCTGGCGCAAAAAGGCGTCGATGGCTTGCGCCCCGATGTTCTGGTGATGACGGCAACGCCGATTCCGCGTACGATGGCGCTCACGGTTTACGGAGACCTCGACGTTTCGGTTCTGGATGAACTGCCGCCAGGCCGCCAGCCAATTAAGACGGTTAAAATCAAGCCGAATCAGCGCGCGAAAGCGTATGCGCTCATTCTGGATGCAGTGAAGAAGGGCCGTCAGGCTTACGTTGTTTGCCCGCTCGTTGAAGAAAGCGAAAAGTTGGCGCAGCTTCAAGCAGCGACCGCGCTCGCCGAACGCTTGCAAAAGGAAGAATTGCGCGAAGTGCGCGTTGGCCTGCTTCACGGACAAATGGATGTTGTCGAGCGCGACGAAGAAATGGAACTGTTCCGCGCCGGAATGCGCGATGTTCTGGTTTCGACAACCGTGATTGAAGTTGGCGTCGATGTGCCCAACGCGACGATTATGCTTGTCGAAGATGCTGAGCGGTTCGGGCTTTCTCAATTGCATCAGTTGCGCGGGAGAATCGGGCGCGGCCAATTTGCTTCGACTTGTATTCTTCTGGGCGACCCGAAAAGCGACGAAGGCCGCGCGCGCTTGCGTGTCATGACGAAAACCAACAACGGTTTTGAAATCGCCGAGCACGATTTAGAATTGCGCGGGCCGGGCGAATTCTATGGCACGCGCCAAAGCGGAATGCCCGATTTCCGATTAGCCAACATCATCCGCGACGTGGATACAATAGCGCTGGCGCGCGAAGCGGCGGTTGAACTGGTAAAAAGCGACCCGCACCTTGAACGCGAAGAGCATCAGGTTCTCAAAGATGCGTTGCGCCGTTTTTGGGGCGAGAAAGTCGCGCTTGTGCAGGTGAGTTAA
- the ileS gene encoding isoleucine--tRNA ligase, translating into MFQPFEGTPNYPELERSILKVWDEQGTFQQRRDLNESGPRWEFQDGPITANNRMGVHHAWGRTYKDIFNRYHAMRGHRLRWQNGFDCQGLWVEVEVEKALGFKGKPDILHFGLEEFSRACRARVDKFAVEITNQSKRLGQWMDWDKSYYTFDDSNIEHIWGFLKTCHTEGWLAQDYRVMPWCPRCETSLSQHESADSYKNVTHRSVYVKLPILNAGGAVQDGDKFLVWTTTPWTLTANVAVALNPALTYVRAQSGDDVLVLSKETAKTALRPGYEILEEISGADLVGLGYSGPFDDLPLQQEMNAATPRRSVAWEDVGEAEGTGIVHIAPGCGAEDYELGKRENLGFLVPVDQSAHFVSSTGEFAGKHALENVDDIFAALETRGRLYRSQRYEHSYPHCWRCDHELIFNAVQEWFIKADSGERPARERLRRAAGEVEWIPEYAGKRMDDWLANMGDWCISRKRFWGLPLPFYLDSETGEVEVIGTRAELRDRAVDPAMVDALPELHRPWIDEILIRSRDGKRTLRRVPEVGDAWLDAGIVPFSTVGYNGAQDIRMSEIRKEKAEWQPVEFITEMREQVRLWFFSMLFMSVALEDRAPYKTAMVYETMLDENGERISKTKKNGVPYDEAVETVGADPMRWTFCGNTLTKDIRFGYKPIHESARRLLTLWNVYGFFVTYANLDNPGLSTVDFDRTNPLDKWILARLQQVIADVTRGLETYEPALATRTLEAFIEELSTWYIRRSRRRFWKSDSDEDKAAAYSTLHHVLLTTSKLLAPIIPFTADAMYRNLRAPLENAPESVHLCEWPTPDETLSNEALIADVAGVQQAVSLGHSARKDSKIKVRQPLAKVMIQAPNAEMRAAIEAWRETILEELNVKTLELLDDAGDLVSYSLKANLPKLGKKLGKQMGAVRGVLENASPADARTWGEAARRGENVSIEVNGESLELAPDEILVSTQQSGDVSFASENGWAVALDTQLSPELISEGHARDFIRAVQSARKDAGLEVSDKIAIIVASNTGEAFDAMLENFGDLVQDETLAEELRLVDPEYPELADIALGEETVRFRVEKLTAPLAEEFEAETVEAEE; encoded by the coding sequence ATGTTTCAACCATTTGAAGGCACACCCAATTATCCCGAACTCGAACGCTCGATCCTGAAAGTGTGGGACGAGCAAGGCACATTTCAGCAGCGCCGCGACCTCAACGAAAGCGGCCCGCGCTGGGAATTTCAGGACGGCCCGATTACCGCCAACAACCGCATGGGCGTTCATCATGCGTGGGGCCGCACCTACAAAGACATTTTTAACCGCTATCACGCGATGCGTGGCCACCGGTTGCGCTGGCAGAACGGCTTCGATTGTCAGGGTTTGTGGGTTGAAGTCGAAGTTGAAAAGGCGCTTGGCTTTAAAGGCAAGCCCGACATTTTGCACTTCGGGCTCGAAGAGTTTTCGCGCGCCTGCCGCGCCCGCGTCGATAAGTTCGCGGTTGAAATTACCAACCAGAGCAAACGTCTTGGTCAGTGGATGGACTGGGACAAAAGCTACTACACCTTCGACGACTCTAACATCGAGCACATCTGGGGCTTTCTCAAGACGTGTCACACCGAAGGCTGGCTCGCGCAAGATTACCGCGTGATGCCGTGGTGCCCACGCTGCGAAACCTCTTTGAGTCAGCACGAAAGCGCCGATTCTTACAAGAACGTCACGCACCGCAGCGTGTATGTAAAATTGCCGATTTTGAATGCAGGTGGCGCGGTACAAGACGGCGACAAGTTCCTCGTCTGGACGACGACGCCGTGGACTTTGACTGCCAACGTCGCCGTCGCCTTGAATCCGGCGCTGACTTATGTGCGCGCGCAAAGCGGCGATGATGTTCTCGTTCTTTCCAAAGAAACTGCGAAAACCGCGTTGCGTCCCGGCTACGAAATTCTCGAAGAAATCTCCGGCGCCGATTTGGTTGGCCTTGGTTACAGCGGCCCGTTCGATGATTTGCCGTTACAACAGGAAATGAATGCCGCAACGCCGCGCCGTTCGGTCGCGTGGGAAGATGTGGGCGAAGCCGAAGGCACCGGCATCGTGCATATCGCGCCGGGTTGTGGCGCGGAAGACTACGAACTGGGCAAGCGCGAAAATCTAGGCTTTTTGGTGCCGGTCGATCAATCGGCGCACTTCGTTTCCTCGACCGGCGAATTCGCGGGCAAGCACGCGCTGGAAAATGTCGATGATATTTTTGCGGCGCTCGAAACGCGCGGGCGACTTTATCGCTCGCAGCGCTACGAACACTCCTATCCGCATTGCTGGCGCTGCGACCACGAACTGATTTTTAACGCGGTTCAGGAATGGTTCATCAAAGCCGATTCGGGCGAGCGTCCAGCGCGTGAGCGGTTGCGCCGCGCCGCGGGTGAAGTCGAATGGATTCCCGAATACGCCGGCAAGCGCATGGACGACTGGCTTGCCAACATGGGCGACTGGTGCATTTCGCGCAAGCGCTTCTGGGGCTTGCCGCTTCCGTTCTATCTCGACAGCGAAACCGGCGAAGTTGAAGTCATCGGCACACGCGCCGAACTACGCGACCGCGCGGTTGATCCGGCGATGGTTGATGCGTTGCCCGAACTGCATCGCCCGTGGATCGATGAAATTCTCATTCGTTCGCGCGATGGCAAAAGGACGTTGCGCCGCGTGCCCGAAGTTGGCGACGCGTGGCTCGACGCCGGTATCGTGCCGTTTTCGACCGTGGGTTACAACGGCGCGCAAGATATTCGGATGTCGGAAATTCGGAAAGAAAAAGCCGAATGGCAGCCGGTCGAATTCATCACCGAAATGCGCGAGCAGGTGCGCTTGTGGTTCTTCTCGATGCTCTTTATGAGCGTTGCTCTCGAAGACCGCGCGCCCTACAAAACCGCGATGGTTTACGAAACGATGCTCGACGAAAACGGCGAGCGCATTTCGAAAACCAAGAAAAACGGCGTGCCTTACGACGAAGCGGTTGAAACCGTCGGTGCCGACCCGATGCGCTGGACGTTCTGCGGCAACACGCTGACCAAAGACATTCGCTTCGGTTACAAGCCGATTCACGAAAGCGCGCGCCGCTTGCTGACGCTGTGGAATGTTTACGGCTTCTTTGTAACCTACGCGAACTTAGATAATCCTGGACTGAGTACGGTCGATTTCGACCGTACTAACCCGCTGGACAAATGGATTCTCGCGCGCTTGCAGCAGGTGATTGCCGATGTTACGCGCGGGCTGGAAACGTATGAACCCGCGCTCGCGACGCGCACGTTGGAAGCGTTTATCGAAGAGCTTTCGACGTGGTACATTCGCCGCAGCCGCCGCCGTTTCTGGAAAAGCGACAGCGACGAGGACAAAGCCGCCGCATATTCGACGCTGCATCATGTGTTGCTGACGACCAGCAAACTGCTCGCGCCGATTATCCCCTTCACCGCCGATGCGATGTATCGCAACCTCCGCGCGCCTTTAGAAAATGCGCCAGAAAGCGTGCATTTGTGTGAATGGCCGACACCTGATGAAACATTGAGCAACGAAGCGTTGATCGCCGATGTTGCAGGCGTGCAGCAAGCGGTTTCGCTCGGCCACTCGGCGCGCAAAGACTCCAAAATCAAGGTGCGACAGCCCCTCGCGAAAGTAATGATTCAAGCGCCCAACGCCGAAATGCGCGCTGCCATTGAAGCGTGGCGCGAAACGATTCTGGAAGAACTCAACGTGAAAACGCTGGAGTTGCTCGACGACGCGGGCGATTTGGTTTCGTATTCGTTGAAGGCAAATTTGCCGAAGTTGGGCAAAAAGCTCGGCAAGCAAATGGGCGCGGTGCGCGGCGTGTTGGAAAACGCGTCGCCCGCCGATGCGCGCACTTGGGGCGAAGCCGCGCGACGTGGCGAAAACGTTTCGATTGAAGTGAATGGCGAAAGCCTCGAACTTGCGCCTGATGAAATTCTCGTTTCGACGCAGCAAAGCGGCGACGTTTCGTTTGCGAGTGAAAACGGCTGGGCCGTTGCGCTCGATACGCAGCTTTCGCCCGAACTCATTTCCGAAGGCCACGCGCGCGATTTCATTCGCGCAGTTCAAAGTGCGCGCAAAGACGCAGGACTGGAAGTCTCGGACAAGATTGCAATTATCGTCGCCAGCAACACCGGCGAAGCATTTGACGCGATGCTCGAAAACTTTGGCGATCTGGTTCAGGACGAAACGCTTGCCGAAGAACTGCGCCTTGTTGATCCCGAATACCCCGAACTCGCCGACATCGCTTTGGGCGAAGAAACAGTGCGCTTCCGTGTCGAGAAATTGACGGCGCCACTGGCTGAAGAATTCGAGGCAGAAACAGTTGAGGCGGAAGAATGA
- a CDS encoding metallophosphoesterase family protein, with protein MTYLIFSDVHGNRFGLEAVLEHAHGEYDAVLCLGDVVGYGAHPNECCEIVRGLVAASAEGVCLMGNHDAAALGIIDASWFNHVAREAIEWTAEHLTESNRTWLHSLSPTHTTEKFQAVHGSLREPLEEYITSDEIAVGTMEEMTAPLCFYGHTHIAEAWTVRERKRGLLRRVRSHLTRHKLREGGRVTFRGGAWCLLNPGSCGQPRDGNRQARYALWNPRYDVVEVFAIDYDWQAARAAILNAGLPHLLGDRLGMGR; from the coding sequence ATGACTTACCTGATATTTTCCGACGTTCACGGCAATCGGTTTGGGCTGGAAGCAGTTTTAGAACACGCGCATGGAGAGTACGATGCGGTGTTGTGTTTGGGCGATGTTGTGGGCTACGGCGCGCATCCCAACGAATGCTGCGAGATTGTGCGTGGCCTGGTCGCCGCGAGCGCGGAGGGCGTGTGCCTGATGGGAAACCACGATGCGGCAGCGCTCGGCATCATCGACGCCAGTTGGTTCAATCATGTCGCGCGCGAAGCGATTGAATGGACTGCAGAGCATCTCACCGAATCGAATCGCACCTGGCTGCATTCGCTTTCGCCAACGCACACGACCGAAAAATTTCAGGCGGTTCACGGCAGCCTGCGCGAGCCGCTTGAGGAATATATTACCAGCGACGAAATTGCCGTCGGCACGATGGAAGAAATGACGGCACCGCTGTGCTTTTACGGGCACACGCACATCGCCGAAGCATGGACTGTGCGCGAGCGCAAACGAGGCTTGCTGCGGCGCGTCCGCAGCCACTTGACTCGGCACAAACTGCGAGAAGGCGGGCGGGTGACGTTTCGTGGCGGCGCGTGGTGTTTGCTCAATCCCGGATCGTGCGGGCAGCCGCGCGATGGGAACCGGCAGGCACGCTATGCATTATGGAACCCGCGTTACGACGTGGTAGAGGTTTTTGCCATTGATTACGACTGGCAGGCGGCGCGGGCAGCGATTCTCAATGCGGGTTTGCCGCATCTGCTGGGCGACCGGCTGGGAATGGGGCGTTAA